TCTATCTGATAAGTTATTCAAAATTTGCACGTTACACTGACTCAATTGTCAACTTCTTTTTGTATAACATAGAATCTCAAGTGTCTAACCTGGCTGGTAAGTTGATCTGCCAAGAAAAAATCTGGTAGAGTAACCTGCAAAATGATGCGAGACATTTTACTATCTATGTAAGTTCTGTTGTATTAATGTATGTGAATCTGTATCTCTCTTAAACAAACTGCTGGTACCTTATAAAGTGGAGCCAACAGACAGCGCCACACACATTTTATAAAGAAGAAACGACTTGAACGATATATGATGTTCAGAGGAAGAAAAGTTACTATAAGCAGAATCTGAAAAAAGATATAAGATTATTAGGaggttttaaatttgaaacatgTTATATATAGTCTATAGATTAATTATTGAATGCAAGTAAAAGAAGAAGTAATGTTTTTCTAGACTTACAATCACCAGGGCAAGTGGGGTCAGCTCAGTCAGTGTCTGAAAACTCTGTGTTTTCGGATCAATATCCATATCCAGATGATAGAGTGCTGCAGCCAATGCAAGTAACGAAAGACCAGAAGCAAGGAGGAGAACTTGTCTGTAACCTAACTCTGTTCCCTGCTTGAAGCCAAATATGAAGGGATAATTGACTCGAAAACGCCTCCAATAGTATATATTTGCCCCGTACATGACTATATGCAGGACAACGAATCCAAATAGGCTGCAAAGACACGCCTTCATTACTCTTATGAAGTACTGAACACACAGATTTTTCTTGTGTATAGACAAAAGGAAAGAATCAATATGACTACAAAAGAAAGATGATTAGTTCACCTGTACAGTGGAAATATGTTTTCCATATACTGTCCTCGATTCTCATTCTCTAGAAGAGTTCCTGCACGTATTGATACAGCAATTGCTGCTACTAATGCTAATGAGCAGCCAGAGAACAAACCTGTAGGCGAAAAGTATATCAGACACTGAAATGAACATATGGTTGATGCTAATAGAATTGCAATGCTTaccaagaagaaatgttactCTATGTGTTTCTCGTTGTgcttgtggtcttaaatattTCATTCCTTTCTTTCGATTTCCATCAACAAAATGCTTTATGAAAGTAACTTCCACTCCTTCCATGAGCTTCAAaacctaaaacaaaaaaaaaacaaagattgATGAGCAGTCCAAAAACTATAGTCACAAGTGGAATAATGCTGAGAGGAaaacaatttttgaaattgaaagaaaatgtaCCTCATCCGAACTACGAAGATAAGATTTTTCAATCACCTCTAAGTATGATTTAGAAGCTTTCCTTGAACTGATCTGTATCAATAACTTGCAAGGTTACTTGGCATAACTAGGTAACTTTCTATGTCAAATAGTGATAACTACAGTGTAGTACCTTATCATACTTCTTCATGATCTTGGAAAATGCCAATACATTTAAGGAACTGGTAAAATCAAGTAGCAAAGTATGAGCTGATTGGAGCACAAAAACAGCAGTAACTCCTATTTTGAGGGTAAAACTACAACATTACCTGTATCTTTTTAGAAGTCTCAGCTTTTGATAGAACTCAACAAAAGCCTTTTTCATTTGTTCTTCGACTTTTCTGAGCTCTTCTTTGCTGAATGATAGGTTTGGTTTTgaagtcatgatacatcttaaaGTCGAGATAGGTGTTTCTGGTTCAATATTGATTTTTACATAGTCAAGAACCTCTACTGGAGCAGGCCTAAAATCGCGGGGATTCATCTCTGTAGTATCTCTTTTCCCTATTTTTGCTTTCTCTTCCAGTACTATTTCTTCGTTGTTCATCTCAACTTCTTGAATTGCCTCCATATGTGGTCTACCTATCTTGGAGTTAAACAAGAATTCGAACAAATTAAAGAACAATCAAGCAAGTTTCAACAGCTAAAACATCTCTTGTGATTTGTTTCAAGTCACTCTACATTACTAAGGGCACAAATGACCCCAAATATAACGAATTATAACTTATTTTCCCACCAAAAGACGGAACAGTAACATAATAGCAATAGTATCAGCAGAGATTGGACATACCTGGACTACTAAAATGCATAGGATCCACTGATGCTGGAGACAAAACAGTATCATCATTGCTAAAAGTATCGATGACTTGGTCTACGATTGAAATCTTATCAACTTTGATTCTTAGAGCAATAAGTGCATCCATTTGTTTACTCAATGCTTCAGCCTCCACCTTAACTTCCCCTACTTTTTTCTTGTAAAAAGTTAACACCTTGTTAAATTCATCATCTAATGACCTAAAGAAATTCAGCTCACATTCTCCGCCTTCTTCACAAGACACAAGGAAGGTGGTTTCATAGTGGGATTCAGATCCCTCTTGCTGCACTGAATTCACTACTATCACTTCATCTTCATGattgtttttccctttgaaaCTGTTGTATCTAATTTGTAATCCACTAAATGCTCTGTACATAGATACCCTTCTCTTTAAGGACCCTCTTGGAGTGGCTGCAACTTCAGGTAATGGTGCATTTTTCTTCTTGAAATTCAAGATTTCCATCAAAAGACTTTTAAGATGATTATAATCCATATAGGCTTCTTGCCACTCATGCACCATTTGGGATACATATTCTTTCCCAAATTTCATCTTTATCACTgttataagaagaaaaaaactgaACTTCCTCTGCTTTATATTGTAGCCATGATTGGATGAATGGTCAACAATCGAGCTGTTACATGAATGAGTTGCCCAATATAGGAATGTCTTATAACAAACATATGAATTAATATTAATCTTTTCTCTTGATAGCTGAGGAGTTAGAAGTTTTCACTGTCTCAATCAATATTTTAGATAAATCTCTTTAATAATTCATTAGTGGAGCTGTATGTTACATATTAAAGGCACCCATGGCCCATGAATATAGTGATTGTTTTATAATGGTGGTGTTTGGTCCCATCTTTTATGCGCTTAACAGTTCTGTTCTAATTATTCGTTTACTTTTAAATTGatatatctattaaaaaaaaattaacataatgtatttattattttatttttattaattataaagtaaatgaattataaaattgaagatttttaaaaaaaattacatttttcaaagtaattaactaaaaatataataagtaaaaaaaatctttttttaatttatcaaaataaataaataatgaagaaaaactaaaaaaaaaagggtgaaTGAATAATTGAGGACAGAAAAAAAGTACCTATCCAAGTATATCATGTAAAAAAATCACTTtgtcaaaagaaaaatcatccaaCTTTGTCGGTCATgctaacaaaaagaaaagtaaatatcacctgaattttcatattttctactCCTAATTAGCttaataaaacatattaaatgtAATAGAGTAATTTGAAGACTTTTCCTCGGATTTCTCtttgtaatataatataatgcGATTACTTGTGTGATTTAATCAGAGGCGAATttaagctatatatatataccttgagatagatatgtattttattagaCATTCAAAGATATTAAAGATAATTTGACTTGTGCgaaagtttaaaaatattaaacaaaataagAGAATGACTAATTCATAATGTCAAGTGAAATTTAAAATCGTTACTGGAaactttatttaaataaatcatttaatttatatttatatgttaatacaatagtttaatatttttatgtttaataaaaCTATCATACGAAACTATATTAGCTATATACTTtaaccaatatatattaatcattaaTAATACATTCATCGTCTTAAAATCCTAAATTTAAAACGAGATCAATTTTATCTCCATATTTTATGAGAGTTCCAAATACAATAATagttcaatatttttatgtttaataaaattatcatatgaAACACTATTAACTATGTACTTTAGCCAACATATATTaatcattaataatatatttattatcttaAAATTCTGAATTATCAATTTTATCTCCCTATTTTACGAGAGTTCCAAAAGGGAAGTTTGTTGGCCGTCTGTACTGATTAATCAATGGTATACATTGTTTTTCTTGGGTCTTGTAATTGAATGGTGTTCGCTTATGACCTTTAACTTGTTAAATCATTTTGAAGTGCGATCAGAAAAATCgattaaatttaattagaaaatttataaaattatgatattgattttattttaaaagaaagtaccttttttttagttaaaaaatattaaatacaaaagaataaatatatttaaaaaaataaaataaaatttatgactAAAAAGATTTTCACGAATCATTTCAcataaaatgtttgaaaatatATGGGACCTCCACattcattattttgatataGAAAGGTGTCCCCGTATATTAATTACTATTAGTTGTTTTCTTCGCCAATCATTTTCACGTGGTTATGCTAATTCCATCCATGCATAATAGATACTACTTCCTCCGCCCGCATTAGGATTAGAATTAATAATTTGgggttttaaaattaaaataaaagaaaaaaatattgtaaaccTACGATACTAGATGTGAAAAGCATTTTAAGAATCCTTACCTACCATTTAGCTACAAATGAATTTTATTAGGTGGTtacatatgaatatgaatatgtatatgaatatatatatataagtttttaatataaatacatgATTAATAGAAAAGTTAGTAGGTTCGTATGAACGCTTGAGCTATCACTTAACTTCGTCTTAGCCTCAACCTCATTTTGTATGAATCATTGGATTTGACGTAATAATAATagcttttaagttaaaaaataaaaaaatcaaacttacattacttttaagtcaaaaaataaaaaatagtattttgatttttattttattttaaagttatttataaCTTTGTCAAACattatctaatttattttaagtcatttatgacttatttcaataaaaattgacttaaaagtagatttgatcaacttttaagtcaattaaAACATGAAATACCTGACTCGAcagtaaaaaatttaatagataaaaGGTTTTTAAATGCCGTAACgtattgaaaaaagaaaaagaaatactcTCCTTCTACTTATTGAATCAAAAATGCCCTTAaggttatttttaaattaaaaaatgacactctttaataaaattttgacataggataaataaaattttaaattaaacacatgacattaaaatattgatcacataaattttttaaatttaaaaatattcttttttaataaaattttaacatgagataaataaaattttaaattaaacacatgacattaaaatattgatcacataaattttttaatattaaaaatatccttttttaataaaattttaacatgagataaataaaattttaaattaaacacattggcattaaatattgatccACATTAATTTTTGACCCAACTTGATGAATCTAGTGGGTCATTCTTTGACTTTAATAAAGCTCCAAAAATTAGGAAGtgaaaacataatttaaaattgacaCGAGccaataaaatatactaaataatataaataaagttAATCAGGGgtccatttattttttaagctCATCATAAAAGAATACAGAATCCACAtcatttttcttcaactttgaatgtttttcttcttctttttcatctaaatttaaaaaagggaaaagggtctgatatacccctcaactttgtcatttggaggtgatatatccctcgttataaaagtggctcatatatgcccttaccgttatacaaacggctcacatatacccctgccgttacaaaatgactcacatatacccttcatttaacggattttaaaaaattaattttaaatttatatttattacttctaatttttttaaaacaattattttaggGGTacatatgattcttctatcaaagtacaaggtatattttattttttttcatacataaattattttttgacttcttttattataattattataacaaggggtatatcagctctaaataacaaagttgaggggtatatcagacccttttccctttaaaaaattataagaatttaTCTCTCAATACTAGGAATTGGCAAAAAGAAGATttgcttaaaatatttttgtaagaaaatttgaatctctaaatacaaatatatttaaatttatatatatattttaaataatttttgtaaaaaatattcGAAATGATGTTTGAATATActttaatataatttcaaaaataaaaagtgagttaaaaacaaattatttttaaaaaataataatttttatgtttaaatggATCCTAAAAATATAAGttaaaaagaaatgaattagaaagatgaaaaattttaaatacgaTAAATGAGAAATAATTTAATACTATGATACGAATACGAATTGTATTCGTATTTGAATTTGACTAGGTAATTATTtaaccataaaaaataaaagatatttttatttattgtataaatttgaataaataattgaataggtcttaaaatattttattttatttttttaaaaaaaagaaaaacagactagaaaaaaagaagagaaaaccatgaaagagaaataaaagataGAGAAATAAAAATCAAGACTAAGTCTCATTAATCAGAATGTAATTGCAATAAAAAATAGGCCTCCACACAACTAATAAATTGTATCGTAAATTTTTTCAAAGAGTGGATatttaaagaataataaaatttcatattagtGATTAATGAGATAGACGAATTAAAATTTCacctaatttcatatatttaaaataaatatagagaTTGCATGattacaaattattttattaaaaataaaatttatattttagagataaattattatttaatataaaaaaaaaataaaagtgaaatcatATGAAGTAAACTAATAGACAATTAGGTAACAATTTTTGCGGAAAGGGGCATTCGTTGTAGCACATTGATGTTCGAAAAAAAACCATATATTTAGATATTATTTATCTTACACTAtagtatttttgttattttaaaagtataattatattaatttctatttaatattataGTTTTACCGTGTAGAAATAAACTGATATAAAGAAATtcgaaacaaaaaataaataaaatgaaaagaagaagaaataaaaagggaaGGGGTACTAGTGGAGGACATAATGATGGTGGAAAGGTAATACGAAATTAAAGTTGTCGAAGAATAGCAGCATCTCAAGCGACCAAATCGTCGGATGGTATTAGTGTTTTAACATTTGATTTTACGCTAATTCTATCCCCCTAATTCtatcttataattttatatcataagatgtaatttcatattcttcaaaaattatgatataaaattatatgagaattttatatcatgatttgagatattttaacataaaaattgatacccaaaattatattttgttaaaaaaaatctatatttatatttactaaccatttatttcacatgtaaataaaatttataatcacattattattttttaaaatttattgttctcaccaacataaatttattattctctccaatatttagtcattttaaCTTATACTTCACGATTGTTGAGtaataaaatcttgaagagTCCGTGAAAGGTGTTATATAtttactcaaatatattgatgaaacaattacttaagtggagaacaaatacttttttgtaataatttattatgcggttttataattttttgtttatttgataagattGGATAAACAATTGAagctattttaatagttttataactaatgaaatttttatatatgaaaaaatatataacaccAAAATCCCATATCTTATATCCaaacaaaactttaatttcATCTCATTATTCTATATCATAATACCATATCGCATGACCAAACGGATCATAAGTATTCTCTTTTGAAGTCAAACTTTCATTAAACAAACagaaattaattcattttaattaattaaattgatcaataaaaataaatcgatcatattgtttttcattaattaaatttatactttcAAGGTTAATAATTTGTGTTAAAGATAAACTAgaaataatattgttatttatgaattgattttgtgagggtaaaattatcaaaaaaaagttCCTTTTTATTTCCTACTTATACATATTAGTCTTTTATCATTTTGCATGACTTACACTAGGTTGAATATTGACCATCAAATAGTGAGTAAATAGGGTGAACTATTGGGATTGCTAGTTAACTTTTTGAGTTTGATTAATCAAAGTTTTACCCCTTTGTGATTCTtggtttcatttgattattCTTCTTTGAGTTGAATTTGAAATCAATTGGAAGGTGAAGATTTTAGTCCCT
This window of the Solanum pennellii chromosome 2, SPENNV200 genome carries:
- the LOC107011080 gene encoding phosphate transporter PHO1 homolog 3-like isoform X1, coding for MKFGKEYVSQMVHEWQEAYMDYNHLKSLLMEILNFKKKNAPLPEVAATPRGSLKRRVSMYRAFSGLQIRYNSFKGKNNHEDEVIVVNSVQQEGSESHYETTFLVSCEEGGECELNFFRSLDDEFNKVLTFYKKKVGEVKVEAEALSKQMDALIALRIKVDKISIVDQVIDTFSNDDTVLSPASVDPMHFSSPGRPHMEAIQEVEMNNEEIVLEEKAKIGKRDTTEMNPRDFRPAPVEVLDYVKINIEPETPISTLRCIMTSKPNLSFSKEELRKVEEQMKKAFVEFYQKLRLLKRYSSLNVLAFSKIMKKYDKISSRKASKSYLEVIEKSYLRSSDEVLKLMEGVEVTFIKHFVDGNRKKGMKYLRPQAQRETHRVTFLLGLFSGCSLALVAAIAVSIRAGTLLENENRGQYMENIFPLYSLFGFVVLHIVMYGANIYYWRRFRVNYPFIFGFKQGTELGYRQVLLLASGLSLLALAAALYHLDMDIDPKTQSFQTLTELTPLALVIILLIVTFLPLNIIYRSSRFFFIKCVWRCLLAPLYKVTLPDFFLADQLTSQVQAIRSLQFYVCYYGWGNFTERSNTCQESKIYPILYIFLAIIPFWSRFIQCLRRVFEEKDLMQGFNSLKYLSTIVALVMRTLYDQKRGTFWRVMAASTSGITTVGNTYWDLVIDWGLLQRNSKNPWLRDKLLVPYKTVYFVAIVLNIILRLVWMQLVLDFQQLPFLHRRAFIAIVACLEILRRGMWNFFRLENEHLNNVGKYRASKSVPLPFNYDEDKSM
- the LOC107011080 gene encoding phosphate transporter PHO1 homolog 9-like isoform X2, giving the protein MMILFCLQHQWILCILVVQIGRPHMEAIQEVEMNNEEIVLEEKAKIGKRDTTEMNPRDFRPAPVEVLDYVKINIEPETPISTLRCIMTSKPNLSFSKEELRKVEEQMKKAFVEFYQKLRLLKRYSSLNVLAFSKIMKKYDKISSRKASKSYLEVIEKSYLRSSDEVLKLMEGVEVTFIKHFVDGNRKKGMKYLRPQAQRETHRVTFLLGLFSGCSLALVAAIAVSIRAGTLLENENRGQYMENIFPLYSLFGFVVLHIVMYGANIYYWRRFRVNYPFIFGFKQGTELGYRQVLLLASGLSLLALAAALYHLDMDIDPKTQSFQTLTELTPLALVIILLIVTFLPLNIIYRSSRFFFIKCVWRCLLAPLYKVTLPDFFLADQLTSQVQAIRSLQFYVCYYGWGNFTERSNTCQESKIYPILYIFLAIIPFWSRFIQCLRRVFEEKDLMQGFNSLKYLSTIVALVMRTLYDQKRGTFWRVMAASTSGITTVGNTYWDLVIDWGLLQRNSKNPWLRDKLLVPYKTVYFVAIVLNIILRLVWMQLVLDFQQLPFLHRRAFIAIVACLEILRRGMWNFFRLENEHLNNVGKYRASKSVPLPFNYDEDKSM